In the Pseudomonas orientalis genome, one interval contains:
- the tauC gene encoding taurine ABC transporter permease TauC, translating to MSSYELPATATKPLAHGVIPQRSSLSTRWISVLTLAALLAVWWTVTATGLIEPLFLPPPSAVLQKGWLLATAGYMDSTLWQHLGASLSRIGLGLGFAVLTAVPVGIAIGANRIARGILDPLIEFYRPIPPLAYLPLIVIWCGIGELSKVLLIYLAIFAPIAIATATGVRTVDPAKLRAAQSLGATRAQLIRHVILPSALPDILTGVRIGLGVGWSTLVAAELIAATSGLGFMVQSAAQFLVTDVVVLGILVIALIAFAMEMGLRALQRKLVPWHGQAH from the coding sequence ATGAGCAGCTATGAACTTCCCGCCACAGCGACCAAGCCGCTGGCGCATGGGGTGATTCCGCAACGCAGCAGCCTGAGCACACGGTGGATCAGCGTACTGACTCTGGCGGCCTTGCTCGCTGTCTGGTGGACGGTAACCGCCACCGGCCTGATCGAGCCACTGTTCCTGCCGCCGCCATCGGCCGTACTGCAAAAAGGCTGGTTGCTGGCAACAGCCGGCTACATGGATTCGACCCTTTGGCAGCATCTGGGCGCGAGCCTCAGCCGCATCGGTCTGGGCCTGGGCTTTGCAGTGCTGACCGCCGTGCCGGTGGGGATTGCCATCGGCGCCAACCGTATCGCCCGCGGCATTCTCGACCCGCTGATCGAGTTTTACCGGCCAATCCCGCCACTGGCCTATCTGCCGCTGATCGTGATCTGGTGCGGCATCGGCGAGCTGTCCAAGGTGCTGCTGATTTACCTGGCGATTTTTGCGCCGATTGCCATCGCCACCGCCACCGGCGTACGCACGGTCGACCCGGCCAAGTTGCGCGCTGCGCAGTCGCTGGGCGCCACCCGTGCCCAACTGATCCGTCATGTAATCCTGCCCAGCGCCCTGCCCGACATTCTCACCGGGGTACGCATCGGCCTGGGCGTGGGTTGGTCGACCCTGGTTGCCGCCGAACTGATCGCCGCCACCAGCGGCCTGGGCTTCATGGTGCAGTCGGCGGCGCAGTTCCTGGTCACCGACGTCGTGGTCCTGGGCATTCTGGTGATCGCGCTGATTGCCTTCGCCATGGAAATGGGCCTGCGCGCCCTGCAGCGTAAATTAGTGCCGTGGCATGGCCAGGCACACTGA
- the epsC gene encoding serine O-acetyltransferase EpsC — MSERSSHWQLQTIVSQLRSARDQWRTRNGRLSGEHGGRELPSREAVAQILEALCGALFPMRLGPVDLREESEDFYVGHTLDVALNALLAQARLELRYAARQGGQDDSDIDAHAIRLIQDFALALPALRSLLDTDVLAAYHGDPAARSVDEVLLCYPGILAVIHHRLAHHLYRAGLPLLARISAEIAHSATGIDIHPGAQIGPSFFIDHGTGVVIGETAIIGERVRIYQAVTLGAKRFPADEDGQLQKGHPRHPIVEDDVVIYAGATILGRITIGKGSTIGGNVWLTRSVPAGANITQANLQHDDGAQK, encoded by the coding sequence GTGAGTGAGCGTTCCAGCCATTGGCAATTGCAGACCATCGTCAGCCAACTGCGCAGCGCCCGGGACCAGTGGCGAACGCGCAACGGTCGCTTGAGCGGCGAGCACGGTGGTCGCGAGTTACCGTCCCGCGAAGCGGTGGCGCAGATTCTCGAAGCGTTGTGCGGCGCACTGTTCCCGATGCGTCTGGGCCCGGTTGACCTGCGCGAAGAAAGTGAAGACTTCTACGTCGGGCATACCCTCGACGTCGCGCTCAACGCCTTGCTGGCCCAGGCCCGCCTGGAATTGCGCTACGCCGCGCGTCAGGGTGGCCAGGATGACAGTGACATCGACGCCCATGCCATTCGCCTGATCCAGGATTTCGCCCTGGCCTTGCCGGCTTTGCGCAGCCTGCTCGACACCGACGTATTGGCCGCCTACCACGGCGACCCGGCCGCGCGCAGCGTGGATGAGGTCTTGCTGTGCTACCCAGGCATCCTGGCGGTGATTCACCACCGCCTGGCCCATCATCTGTACCGCGCCGGTTTGCCGCTGTTGGCGCGGATCAGTGCGGAAATCGCCCACTCGGCCACCGGTATCGATATCCACCCCGGCGCGCAGATCGGCCCGAGTTTCTTTATCGATCACGGGACCGGTGTGGTAATTGGCGAGACGGCGATCATTGGTGAGCGGGTGCGCATCTACCAGGCGGTGACGCTGGGTGCCAAGCGCTTTCCGGCGGATGAGGATGGGCAGTTGCAAAAAGGCCATCCGCGCCATCCTATCGTTGAGGATGACGTGGTGATCTACGCCGGCGCCACGATCCTGGGGCGGATTACCATCGGCAAGGGGTCGACCATCGGCGGCAATGTCTGGCTGACCCGCAGCGTGCCGGCCGGGGCGAATATTACCCAGGCGAATTTGCAGCATGATGATGGGGCGCAGAAATAA
- a CDS encoding SfnB family sulfur acquisition oxidoreductase: MSNLALTPPQSDLDAAPLLLPATVLRNDAQALIAAHELADAARLQAARRDQQRQLPWAQIEQFTRSGLGSISIPREYGGPQVSFVTLAEVFAIISAADPALGQIPQNHFGILHLLQSTASERQKKQLFQSVLDGWRIGNGGPERGTKNTLELKARITAEGDGYVVSGQKFYSTGALFAHWVAIKALNDDGKQVMAFVRRGSDGLRIVDDWSGFGQRTTASGTVLLDRVPVDAELVVDNWRLGESPNIQGAVSQLIQAAIDAGIAQGALEDTIAFVRERSRPWIDANVERASDDLYVIADIGKLKIELHAAQALLRKAGQVLDQVSAAPITAQSAARASIAVAEAKVLTTEVSLLVSEKLFELAGSRATLAEFNLDRHWRNARVHTLHDPVRWKYHAIGAYRLNGTLPARHSWI; the protein is encoded by the coding sequence ATGTCTAACTTGGCTCTAACACCCCCCCAGAGTGATCTGGACGCAGCCCCCCTGTTGTTGCCGGCCACCGTGCTGCGCAACGACGCCCAGGCGCTGATCGCCGCCCATGAACTGGCCGACGCCGCGCGCCTGCAAGCCGCCAGGCGCGACCAGCAACGCCAATTGCCATGGGCGCAGATCGAACAGTTCACCCGCAGCGGGTTGGGCAGTATTTCCATTCCCCGCGAATACGGCGGGCCGCAAGTTTCATTCGTGACCCTGGCCGAGGTCTTCGCCATCATCAGCGCGGCCGACCCGGCTCTGGGGCAAATCCCGCAGAACCATTTCGGCATCCTGCACCTGCTGCAGAGCACCGCCAGCGAGCGCCAGAAAAAGCAGCTGTTCCAAAGCGTGCTTGACGGTTGGCGCATCGGCAATGGCGGCCCGGAACGCGGCACGAAAAACACCCTGGAGCTCAAGGCACGCATCACTGCCGAGGGCGACGGCTATGTGGTCAGCGGCCAGAAGTTCTACTCCACCGGCGCACTGTTCGCCCACTGGGTAGCCATCAAGGCCCTCAACGATGACGGCAAGCAAGTCATGGCGTTTGTGCGCCGTGGCAGCGACGGGCTGCGCATCGTGGACGACTGGTCGGGCTTCGGCCAACGCACCACCGCCAGCGGCACCGTACTGCTTGACCGGGTGCCGGTGGACGCGGAGCTGGTGGTGGACAACTGGCGCCTGGGCGAAAGCCCAAATATCCAGGGCGCCGTCTCGCAGCTGATCCAGGCCGCCATCGACGCCGGCATCGCCCAGGGCGCCCTGGAAGACACCATCGCCTTTGTGCGGGAACGTTCACGCCCATGGATCGACGCCAACGTCGAACGGGCCAGCGACGACCTGTATGTGATCGCCGATATCGGCAAGTTGAAGATCGAGCTGCATGCCGCGCAGGCGTTGCTGCGCAAGGCCGGCCAGGTGCTGGACCAAGTCAGCGCTGCGCCGATCACCGCGCAATCCGCCGCACGCGCGTCTATTGCAGTCGCCGAGGCCAAGGTGCTCACCACCGAGGTGTCATTGCTGGTCAGCGAAAAGCTCTTCGAACTGGCCGGCAGCCGCGCCACCCTCGCCGAATTCAACCTTGACCGGCACTGGCGCAATGCGCGGGTACACACGCTGCATGACCCGGTGCGCTGGAAGTATCACGCCATCGGTGCCTACCGCTTGAACGGCACGTTGCCGGCTCGGCATTCCTGGATCTGA
- the betT gene encoding choline transporter BetT yields MNAPVFYFAATAILLFGITVIAIPQQAGAWLLAAQNWAANTVGWYYMLAMTLYLVFVVVTALSGYGKIKLGADHDEPEFSYLSWAGMLFAAGISITLFFFCVSEPLTHLVQPPQGEAMNADAARQAMQILFLHWGLHGWGVFAFVGMALAYFAYRHNLPLALRSALYPLIGKRINGPIGYAVDGFGIIATVFGLGADMGFGVLHLNSGLDYLFGIAHTQWIQVGLITLMMGAAIIVAVAGVDKGVRVMSDINMLLACALLLFVLFAGPTQHLLNTLIQNIGDYLGALPTKSFDVYAYDKPSDWLGGWTVFYWAWWIAWSPFVGLFIARISRGRTIREFVFGVLLIPLGFTLAWMSIFGNSAIDQVLNHGMTALGQSAIDEPSMSLYLLLETYPWSKTVIAVTVFISFVFFVTSADSGTVVLSTLSSKGGNADEDGPKWLRVFWGAMTALVTSALLFAGSIDSLKSAVVLTSLPFSLILLLMMWGLHKAFYLESQKQIAQLHSLAPISASRKGRGGWRQRLSQAVHFPSRDEVYRFLESTVRPAIEEVTAVFVEKGLNVVTQPDPANDSVSLEIGHGEEHPFIYQVQMRGYFTPSFARGGMGSKEINNRRYYRAEVHLREGSQDYDLVGYTKEQIINDILDQYERHLQFLHLVR; encoded by the coding sequence ATGAATGCGCCCGTTTTCTACTTTGCCGCCACGGCCATCCTGCTGTTCGGCATTACCGTCATCGCGATCCCGCAACAGGCCGGTGCCTGGCTGCTGGCGGCGCAAAACTGGGCGGCCAACACGGTCGGCTGGTACTACATGCTGGCGATGACCCTGTATCTGGTCTTCGTGGTGGTCACCGCGCTATCGGGCTACGGCAAGATAAAACTCGGTGCCGACCACGACGAGCCCGAATTCAGTTACCTGTCCTGGGCCGGCATGCTGTTCGCCGCCGGGATCAGCATCACACTGTTTTTCTTCTGTGTGTCCGAACCGCTGACGCACCTGGTGCAACCGCCCCAGGGCGAGGCAATGAACGCCGATGCGGCGCGCCAGGCCATGCAGATCCTGTTCCTGCACTGGGGCTTGCACGGCTGGGGCGTGTTCGCTTTTGTCGGCATGGCACTGGCGTACTTCGCCTACCGGCATAACCTGCCGCTGGCGTTGCGCTCGGCGCTTTATCCGCTGATCGGCAAGCGCATCAACGGCCCGATCGGTTACGCGGTGGATGGCTTCGGCATCATCGCCACGGTGTTCGGCCTGGGCGCCGACATGGGCTTCGGCGTGCTGCACCTCAATTCCGGCCTGGATTACCTGTTCGGTATTGCCCATACGCAGTGGATTCAGGTGGGCTTGATCACCTTGATGATGGGCGCGGCGATCATCGTCGCCGTGGCCGGTGTCGACAAGGGTGTGCGGGTGATGTCCGACATCAACATGCTGCTGGCCTGCGCGCTGCTGCTGTTTGTGTTGTTTGCCGGCCCCACCCAGCACCTGCTCAACACCTTGATCCAGAACATCGGCGACTACCTTGGCGCGTTGCCGACCAAGAGTTTCGACGTATACGCCTACGACAAACCCAGCGACTGGCTGGGCGGTTGGACGGTGTTCTACTGGGCCTGGTGGATCGCATGGTCGCCGTTTGTGGGCCTGTTCATCGCGCGGATTTCCCGTGGCCGCACCATCCGCGAATTCGTGTTTGGCGTGCTGCTGATCCCGCTGGGTTTCACCCTGGCGTGGATGTCGATCTTCGGTAACAGCGCCATCGACCAGGTGCTCAACCATGGCATGACCGCGTTGGGCCAGTCGGCCATTGATGAGCCGTCGATGAGCCTCTATCTGCTGCTGGAAACCTACCCGTGGAGTAAAACCGTGATTGCGGTCACGGTGTTTATCAGCTTCGTATTTTTCGTGACCTCGGCGGACTCAGGCACGGTGGTGCTGTCGACCCTGTCGTCCAAAGGCGGCAACGCCGATGAAGACGGGCCGAAATGGCTGCGCGTGTTCTGGGGCGCGATGACCGCCCTGGTCACCAGCGCCTTGCTGTTTGCCGGCAGTATCGATTCGCTGAAATCAGCGGTCGTGCTGACCTCGCTGCCGTTCTCGCTGATCCTGTTGCTGATGATGTGGGGGCTGCACAAGGCGTTCTATCTGGAATCGCAAAAGCAGATCGCGCAGTTGCATTCGCTGGCGCCGATTTCGGCGTCGCGCAAAGGCCGTGGTGGCTGGCGCCAGCGTCTGAGCCAGGCCGTGCATTTTCCGTCGCGCGACGAGGTATACCGCTTCCTCGAGTCGACGGTGCGCCCGGCCATTGAAGAAGTGACCGCCGTATTTGTCGAGAAGGGCTTGAACGTGGTCACCCAGCCAGACCCGGCCAACGACAGCGTCAGCCTGGAAATCGGCCATGGCGAGGAGCATCCGTTCATCTACCAGGTGCAGATGCGCGGCTATTTCACGCCATCGTTTGCCCGTGGCGGCATGGGTTCCAAAGAGATCAACAACCGCCGTTACTATCGCGCCGAAGTGCACTTGCGTGAGGGCAGCCAGGACTACGACCTGGTGGGCTACACCAAGGAGCAGATCATCAACGACATCCTCGACCAGTACGAGCGGCACCTGCAGTTCCTGCATCTGGTGCGTTGA
- the tcyJ gene encoding cystine ABC transporter substrate-binding protein, with amino-acid sequence MTISVLRRTLLVGTLGLALGAGMLGQAVAGEQLNTIKKAGEIKFGLEGTYPPFSFVDESGKLSGFEVELSEALAKELGVKVKLQAMPWDGILAALDSKRLDAVVNQVTISEERKKKYDFSKPYTVSGIQALVLKKNVDTIKTASDLAGKKVGVGLGTNYEQWLKDNQPKAIIKTYNDDPTKFQDLRIGRIDAILIDRLAALEYAKKAPDTAAAGDAFSRQESGIALRKGEPELLDAVNKALDKLRADGTLKTLSEKYFNADVTQ; translated from the coding sequence ATGACTATTTCTGTATTGCGTCGCACATTGCTGGTCGGCACATTGGGCCTGGCGCTCGGCGCAGGCATGCTCGGCCAGGCGGTTGCCGGCGAGCAGTTGAACACCATCAAGAAGGCCGGCGAGATCAAGTTCGGCCTGGAAGGCACCTACCCACCGTTCAGCTTCGTCGATGAAAGCGGCAAGCTCAGCGGCTTCGAGGTGGAGCTGTCCGAAGCGCTGGCCAAGGAACTGGGCGTCAAGGTCAAACTGCAGGCCATGCCATGGGACGGCATCCTCGCCGCCCTGGACTCCAAGCGCCTGGACGCGGTGGTCAATCAGGTGACCATCTCTGAAGAGCGCAAGAAAAAGTACGATTTCTCCAAGCCTTACACCGTCTCCGGCATTCAAGCGCTGGTGCTGAAAAAGAACGTCGACACCATCAAGACCGCCAGCGACCTGGCCGGCAAGAAAGTCGGTGTAGGCCTGGGCACCAACTACGAACAATGGCTCAAGGACAACCAGCCTAAAGCCATCATCAAGACCTACAACGACGACCCGACCAAGTTCCAGGACCTGCGCATCGGCCGTATCGACGCCATCCTGATCGACCGCCTGGCCGCCCTGGAATACGCCAAGAAAGCCCCGGACACTGCCGCGGCAGGCGACGCCTTCTCTCGCCAGGAATCGGGGATTGCCCTGCGCAAAGGCGAACCCGAGCTGCTCGACGCAGTGAACAAGGCCCTCGACAAGCTGCGCGCCGACGGCACCTTGAAGACGCTGTCCGAGAAGTACTTCAACGCTGACGTCACTCAATAA
- the tcyN gene encoding L-cystine ABC transporter ATP-binding protein TcyN yields the protein MIVVEKLTKQFNGQVVLNGIDLEVKAGEVVAIIGPSGSGKTTFLRCLNFLEEPTSGRIKVGDIEIDSNRPLNQQQGLVRRLRQHVGFVFQNFNLFPHRTALENVIEGPIVVKKMPRDAAAELGRKLLTKVGLAGKEAAYPRRLSGGQQQRVAIARALAMEPEVILFDEPTSALDPELVGEVLATIRSLAEENRTMVIVTHEMSFARDVANRVIFFDKGVIVEQGEAKALFANPREERTRQFLSKFLAH from the coding sequence ATGATCGTGGTTGAAAAACTGACCAAACAATTCAACGGTCAGGTGGTGCTCAACGGTATCGACCTTGAGGTCAAGGCCGGCGAAGTCGTGGCCATCATCGGCCCCAGCGGCTCCGGCAAGACCACCTTCCTGCGCTGCCTGAATTTTCTCGAAGAACCCACCAGCGGCCGTATCAAGGTGGGCGATATTGAGATCGACAGCAACAGGCCGCTCAACCAGCAACAGGGCCTGGTGCGGCGTCTGCGCCAGCATGTGGGTTTCGTATTCCAGAACTTCAACCTGTTCCCCCACCGCACCGCACTGGAAAACGTCATCGAAGGCCCGATCGTGGTCAAGAAGATGCCGCGCGATGCGGCGGCCGAGTTGGGTCGCAAGCTACTGACCAAGGTCGGCCTGGCGGGCAAGGAAGCGGCTTATCCACGGCGCTTGTCCGGTGGCCAGCAACAGCGTGTGGCGATCGCCCGGGCGCTGGCCATGGAGCCCGAGGTGATTCTGTTCGACGAACCCACCTCGGCCCTCGACCCGGAACTGGTCGGTGAAGTACTGGCGACCATCCGCAGCCTGGCCGAGGAAAACCGCACCATGGTGATCGTCACCCACGAGATGAGCTTTGCCCGGGATGTGGCCAACCGCGTGATCTTTTTCGACAAGGGTGTGATCGTCGAACAGGGCGAAGCCAAGGCGCTGTTCGCCAACCCCAGGGAAGAGCGCACCCGGCAGTTCCTGAGCAAATTTCTCGCCCACTGA
- the tauD gene encoding taurine dioxygenase has protein sequence MSSLTVTPISTALGAQISGVDITRALNSEEREAIEHALLKHSVLFFRDQPITPQQQARFAANFGDLHIHPIYPNVPEQPEVLILDTAVTDVRDNAVWHTDVTFLPTPALGAVLSAKLLPAFGGDTLWASGIAAYDALSEPLKALLDGLTATHDFTKSFPLERFGNTAEDLARWEETRRKNPPLSHPVIRTHPISGRKSLFVNDGFTIRINELELAESEAILKLLFAHATRPEFTIRWRWQENDVAFWDNRVTQHYAVDDYRPQRRVMHRATILGDVPF, from the coding sequence ATGAGCAGCCTGACCGTTACCCCAATAAGCACCGCGCTCGGCGCCCAGATCAGTGGCGTGGATATCACCCGGGCGCTGAATTCTGAGGAGCGCGAAGCCATCGAACACGCGCTCCTCAAGCATTCGGTGCTGTTCTTCCGTGACCAGCCGATCACCCCGCAGCAGCAGGCACGGTTCGCGGCGAACTTCGGTGACCTGCACATCCATCCGATCTACCCCAACGTGCCGGAACAGCCCGAAGTGCTGATCCTCGACACCGCCGTCACCGATGTGCGTGACAACGCCGTGTGGCACACCGACGTGACCTTCCTGCCCACCCCGGCCCTCGGCGCGGTGCTCAGTGCCAAGCTGTTGCCTGCATTCGGAGGGGATACCTTGTGGGCCAGTGGTATCGCGGCGTACGACGCGTTGTCCGAGCCGTTGAAGGCGCTGCTCGACGGCCTCACCGCGACCCACGACTTCACCAAGTCCTTTCCACTGGAGCGCTTCGGCAATACCGCCGAAGACCTGGCGCGCTGGGAAGAAACCCGTCGGAAAAACCCGCCGCTGTCACATCCTGTGATACGCACACACCCCATCAGCGGCCGCAAATCGCTGTTCGTCAACGATGGCTTCACCATCCGAATCAATGAACTGGAACTGGCCGAAAGCGAGGCGATTCTCAAGCTGCTGTTTGCTCACGCCACCCGCCCGGAGTTCACTATTCGCTGGCGCTGGCAGGAAAATGACGTGGCGTTCTGGGATAACCGCGTGACCCAGCATTACGCGGTGGATGACTACCGTCCACAGCGCCGCGTCATGCACCGGGCCACCATCCTGGGCGATGTGCCGTTTTAA
- the mgrA gene encoding L-glyceraldehyde 3-phosphate reductase, with the protein MTYIAAENRYESIPYRRVGRSGLVLPALSLGLWHNFGDSTPIATQRALLRTAFDLGINHFDLANNYGPPYGSAEINFGRLLREDFKHYRDELIISSKAGWDMWPGPYGQGGGSRKYVLASLDQSLQRLGVDYVDIFYSHRFDADTPLEETASALATAVQQGKALYIGISSYSGVKTREMAALLNEWKVPLLIHQPAYNLLNRWVEKDLLDTTDELGAGVIAFTPLAQGLLTDKYLNGIPADARVNRPGGGSLQAQHLSEENIAHVRALNEIAQRRGQSLAQLALAWTLRDPRVTSALIGASRPEQIIENVGALKNLSFSAEELAQIDRFAQEGGINLWEKPSMAE; encoded by the coding sequence ATGACGTACATTGCTGCCGAAAACCGCTATGAATCTATTCCTTACCGCCGCGTAGGCCGCAGTGGACTGGTGCTGCCGGCACTGTCCCTCGGGCTGTGGCACAACTTTGGCGACAGCACCCCGATCGCCACCCAGCGCGCCCTGCTGCGCACCGCGTTCGACCTGGGCATCAATCACTTCGACCTGGCCAATAACTACGGCCCTCCCTACGGCAGCGCCGAGATCAATTTCGGTCGTTTGCTGCGCGAAGACTTCAAGCACTATCGCGACGAATTGATCATCTCCAGCAAGGCCGGCTGGGACATGTGGCCCGGCCCGTACGGCCAGGGTGGTGGTTCGCGTAAGTACGTCCTGGCGAGCCTGGACCAGAGCCTGCAACGTCTGGGTGTCGACTATGTGGATATTTTCTACTCCCACCGTTTCGATGCCGACACGCCACTGGAAGAAACCGCCAGTGCGCTGGCCACCGCTGTGCAGCAGGGCAAGGCGTTGTACATCGGTATCTCGTCATACTCCGGGGTAAAAACCCGTGAGATGGCGGCGCTGCTCAACGAGTGGAAAGTACCGTTGCTGATTCACCAGCCGGCCTACAACCTGCTCAACCGCTGGGTGGAAAAAGACCTGCTCGACACCACTGACGAACTCGGCGCCGGCGTGATTGCCTTCACGCCGCTGGCTCAGGGCTTGCTCACCGATAAATACCTCAACGGGATTCCTGCCGATGCCCGGGTGAATCGGCCGGGGGGAGGCTCGCTGCAGGCCCAACACCTGTCCGAGGAGAACATTGCCCATGTTCGCGCCCTGAATGAGATCGCCCAGCGTCGCGGCCAGAGCCTGGCGCAATTGGCGTTGGCCTGGACCCTGCGTGATCCGCGGGTGACCAGCGCGCTGATCGGTGCCAGCCGGCCGGAGCAGATCATCGAGAACGTCGGGGCGTTGAAGAACCTGAGCTTCAGCGCTGAAGAACTGGCGCAGATCGATCGGTTCGCGCAGGAAGGCGGGATCAATCTGTGGGAAAAACCGTCAATGGCTGAGTAA
- the tcyL gene encoding cystine ABC transporter permease: protein MEAGLQLALDSAPFLLKGAYYTVILSLGGMFFGLLLGFGLALMRLSRFKLLSWTARVYVSFFRGTPLLVQLFLIYYGLPQVGIELDPIPAAMIGFSLNMAAYACEILRAAIASIERGQWEAAASIGMTRAQTLRRAILPQAMRTALPPLGNSFISLVKDTALAATIQVPELFRQAQLVSARTFEIFTMYLSAALIYWILASILAHLQHRLEDRVNRHDLES, encoded by the coding sequence ATGGAAGCAGGTTTGCAACTCGCGCTGGACTCCGCGCCCTTTCTGCTCAAGGGCGCGTATTACACGGTGATCCTCAGCCTGGGCGGGATGTTCTTCGGCCTGCTCCTGGGCTTTGGCCTGGCCCTGATGCGCCTGTCGCGCTTCAAGCTGCTGAGTTGGACGGCGCGGGTCTACGTGTCGTTCTTTCGCGGCACGCCGTTACTGGTGCAACTGTTCCTGATCTATTACGGCTTGCCGCAAGTGGGGATCGAGCTGGACCCGATCCCGGCCGCCATGATCGGCTTTTCGCTGAACATGGCCGCCTACGCCTGTGAAATCCTGAGGGCCGCCATCGCCTCCATCGAGCGTGGCCAGTGGGAAGCCGCCGCGAGTATCGGCATGACCCGCGCGCAGACGCTGCGCCGGGCCATCCTGCCGCAGGCAATGCGCACGGCCCTGCCGCCGTTGGGCAACAGTTTTATTTCGCTGGTCAAGGACACGGCGCTGGCCGCCACTATCCAGGTGCCCGAGCTGTTCCGGCAGGCGCAACTGGTGTCGGCGCGCACCTTTGAAATTTTCACCATGTATCTGTCCGCAGCCCTGATCTACTGGATCCTGGCGAGCATCCTGGCGCATCTGCAACATCGTCTGGAAGACCGGGTCAACCGGCATGACCTGGAGTCCTGA
- a CDS encoding D-cysteine desulfhydrase, translating into MIKQQLDRFDRLDLLGGATALEKLERLSAWLGRDIYVKRDDTTPLAMGGNKLRKLEYLAADALAQGADTLVTAGAIQSNHVRQTAALAARLGLGCVALLENPTGTDDPNYLGNGNRLLLELFDAKVELVENLDHADDQLKALADRLRSNGKKPYLVPIGGSNALGALGYVRAGLELAAQIEDSGLDFAAVVLASGSAGTHSGLALALSEALPNLPVVGVTVSRTDEAQRPKVQGLAERTAELLGVELPEAFKVILWDEYFGPRYGEPNAGTLSAIKLLASQEGLLLDPVYTGKAMAGLLDGIGRQRFGDGPIIFLHTGGAPALFAYDSVFN; encoded by the coding sequence ATGATCAAACAACAACTCGACCGTTTTGACCGCCTGGACCTGCTGGGCGGCGCCACCGCCCTGGAAAAACTCGAGCGGCTCTCGGCCTGGCTCGGCAGGGACATCTACGTCAAGCGCGACGACACCACCCCGCTGGCCATGGGTGGCAACAAATTGCGCAAACTTGAATACCTGGCCGCCGACGCCCTCGCCCAGGGCGCCGACACGCTGGTCACCGCCGGCGCTATCCAGTCCAATCATGTGCGCCAGACCGCCGCACTGGCCGCCAGGCTTGGCCTGGGTTGCGTCGCCCTGCTGGAAAACCCTACCGGCACCGACGACCCCAACTACCTGGGCAACGGCAACCGTTTGTTGCTCGAACTGTTCGACGCCAAGGTGGAACTGGTCGAGAACCTCGACCATGCCGACGACCAGCTCAAGGCCCTCGCCGACCGCCTGCGCAGCAACGGCAAGAAGCCCTATCTGGTGCCCATCGGCGGCTCGAATGCCCTCGGCGCGTTGGGGTATGTGCGTGCCGGCCTGGAGCTGGCGGCGCAGATCGAAGACAGCGGCCTCGACTTTGCAGCGGTGGTGCTGGCCTCCGGCAGCGCAGGCACCCACAGCGGCCTGGCGCTGGCGCTGAGCGAAGCGCTGCCGAACCTGCCCGTGGTTGGCGTTACCGTGTCGCGCACCGACGAGGCCCAGCGCCCGAAAGTACAGGGCCTGGCCGAGCGTACCGCCGAGCTGCTCGGTGTAGAGCTGCCCGAAGCCTTCAAGGTGATCCTGTGGGACGAATACTTCGGCCCGCGTTATGGCGAGCCGAACGCGGGCACGCTGTCGGCGATCAAACTTTTGGCCAGCCAGGAAGGTCTGTTGCTCGACCCGGTCTACACCGGCAAGGCGATGGCCGGATTGCTCGATGGCATCGGTCGTCAGCGGTTCGGCGACGGACCGATTATTTTCCTGCACACCGGCGGCGCGCCGGCCTTGTTTGCCTATGACTCAGTATTCAACTGA